AGTTAAAATCCATATGTGGAGATTGATTCGGAACGGGCTTGCTGTGGGAGCGGAATTAAGGAGGAAGATCAAGCAGGGTGTCTTTTGCACTGCGTGTGGTCGGGAAGAAACAAACTACCATAGATTCTGGGGTTGCTATCATTCTGCTAAATTCTAGAAGATAACACAGTCGGAATTGGGAGCACCGGTGGCGATCCCGCTGGAGTCAGCTTGCTCCCAGAGTGCGTTGTCAAGATGGTTGATGTCGTGGTTCGCGGAGGCTACGGATGATGAGCGAGCGGTCATGGTTCAGGGTGCATATGCGCTCTGGCTCGCGAGGAATAATGCACGCGATGGGCAGCGGATCGAGGAGGCAGAGATGATAGCAAAAAGAGTCTTCCATCTAATGGGCGAGTGGCAATCGATACATGGCCGgaagagcaagcaaaacacaccAGCGGTGAAGGAGAAATGGGGGCCCCCGGAGGAGGGGTGGGTGAAGGTAAACGTCGACGGAGCCACATCGAAAGGGGGTGACAACGGTGGAGCCGGGCTGGTATTTCGGAACCATGATGGTGCTTTCTTGGGAGGTTTTTGCCATGTCCTTCCACTGGGAAGTGACCCCGCAAGGACTGAACTTCTGGCGTGCAGAAGGGCCGCACAGGTGGCTGAGGAGCTGAACATCGCCAACCTACACGTCGAGATGGATTGCAAGGAGATCGTATGTAAACTTCAATGCACGCAAAAGGACTTCTCACCGCTATGGCCTGTGGTGGAGGAGGTCAAGCGTCTGCTGGCCTCGAGGGAGAGCTGGAAGATTTCGTGGGTTAGGCGTGAGGCTAATAAAGTTGCCCACTTGTTAGCTAGGGAAGCTGTTTTTTCTAAGTTAAGCAAGGTGTGGCTGCATGTGCCCCCAGATTTAATTTTGCTGACTCTTTCGGACGAAATCCCCGTGTGGGATGTTTAAATAAAGGTGGGACGGAATTTCAAAAAAGAAATCGTTATATAGTTGTATGTTTGACTACTAAttcttgcttcttctttttttgttagCTTGGGCTCAAGTGTTTCTTTCTTGTGGACATCTGAAGGCATCGCTTCTAAACTAGAATGACATCTCACTTGCATGTCTATCTTGTTTCTCGAGGATTGCGCATACTCCCTCCTttcatttatatagggcctaatgcatttttcgaggtcAACTTTGACTAAATGTTAaaacaataatatatgacatgcaacttacacaacacatatcatcaaatttgtatgtgaaacgagtttcgaatgatataatttttacattGTACatatcatgtactattaatcttgtcaacagtcaaagacggttttgaaaaaacgcattaggccctatatagctGGAAGGAGGGAGTATTTAACTTTACATATTGGTTACCAACTTCAAATTGCATTTGTCTTGCTCCCAATATGGCTATATGCCGATATGCCGAGCTAGTTGATTgtgaatttttttctttttgggaatTTTGGAGTGAAAGAATAATATGATTTTATAGTTTACATCAAAGTTATCGATTCCGTGATCAGGAGGAAACAGTTCATCATTTGTTTCTTGCTTGCCCTCCCACAAAGTTGTTATGGTGCACAATTCATATGACATTAAATTTGCCTTCACCTACACGTACGTCGAATATGCTTGGTAACTAATTAGGGGGTGTATAGTATAAAACTAGGGCAGTGGGAGTTTGTGCTTTGCTTTGGGTTGTATGGAATTATATGGATCGTTGTGTTTTAACAGAACAAAGATCCACAACTTTTTTGCAGGTTAACCACCGAGCTACACGATGGATCAGTGTGTGGTCCTTACTTCATCGTGCGGAAGTGGGGGAGCTCGTGGTCTTTAGTTGCAACCAATAAGAGATTGTAGCACGGGATACATATAACCTGTTTGAATGGCGGTCCAATAGTAAGCTATGTGTATATATAACATATCCTATTTCTGTTGGTCGTGGttgtttttgttttacttttctctGTGTACTTAAGTACTGAATTGTGAGACTTAAGCCTTTGTAAATAAATGGATGTGTGCATCGTAATGATGCACACAGGCAGGGGTAATCCCCCTTTTCCAAAAATAAATTAATGGAAGTTATTGATAATATTGGTTTCACAAGCAATTTCAAGCAGTTTTGTGCCATATTAAGTGTTTCATGTCTTAACTTGACATCTACATGTCACTCTAGTTAGTTTGTCCATGTCCTTTTTCAAAGAAATATGAACCAATAATTATTTATATTATTTTCAATCCAATTGCACATAAACCAGAGGCATTATACGACAATGCATCTCCCACGTATAAGCAACACAATTATCAACATAAAAGAAAACGAATACATGTAATGCTTCATAAATCATCTATGGTTATTGAATCCATGTGATCGAACTTAGATTTGAATTTATATGTGACCAACGTGCTATTTTCATACATTTTCTTGACCTCATGATTTATTTGGGTTTACGAAAAGATTTGAAAGTGCAAGAATCAAATTATGTCAAACATGTGTCCATAACTTTCCTGCATTGAGTATTTTTTTTAAAGTCTCACAATACATGAATAATGCAAGCAAAAATGTAAATATATGAGCTGTGTCTGCTCTTCGATGCCATGTAATGCTATTATAAAGTGCAATATATTTCATATATTCATTTTCTCTTTAGAACTTTGTTTGGTAAATCAAATGATTGTCATGTTTTGTATGTTGGTGTATGAATAATCTTCGTAGAACCCCCATGCTTATTGAATTCCTCTAGTCAAACTTGCTTTACTATCTATATTGTACATTCAAATCAAATACAGAGCAAAAGGAGAATATTTAATTTTAGTGAGGATGATGCCGTCAAATCTAACAGGTCGCACAATACTCAAAAAGACCTATAATGCACCATGGTTTTGTACTAACTAGATGCAATACGCATATGATATCCCTCGTCAGTGGTGTCAAGTTGCACACGACTTCGTTTGTTGATAATTTATACGATTGTCTATGCACTTTTTAAATGCCCATGGGGATGTACGACCCAACCACCTAGGTCAAGTCCTCATGAATGCGAATTTGGGTTCTTATTCTTTCACAAAAAAAACATAATTGTAGGGGCTTCCCGGCTCGTACCGCATCCATTAGAAAAAAACTTCTAAAATGTGTGCGCTATTCTGTTCAAGGTTTCGTTATGACACGCATAATTTCCCATACCTATGAAATTGGCACCTTGGTGGTTAGTTTTATAATGCATCCTAATTACTCATCTAATGAGAAAATGGAAGACACGGTGAATTAGCAATGTCATGTTATATCTTGATGGGATGCATTGTATCGGTTCATTGTCTTGTGGTGTAAATGATGGAAAATGCACTGACTAGTGAGGACATGTTATACCACCGTACACTATATTTGCATCATTTAGCTATTTGGATGATGTATTACTTCTTGCCATTGCATAGGAATTGTTTTCCAAGGTCGTATACCATTTTGAATCTTATCACGTGTGACATTGTACATGGCCGGGTAATGGGCTATTTAAGCCTCATTTGAGGTAACACCGAATCCAAGAGGCACGGGGGCATCTTGTTGGCAGCCATGCCCGACGGGCAAGGAAGAAGGGGGTGTAATATAGATTTTTTATCCATTGTTTAATTGGTAAAATATCCTAGTTATTGGTCAGTAGTCTTAGCCCTTGACAAAGCTATCTTATCCGAAAGAAGGTAGTCATAAAAAGATTACTATCCATTCTTACATGTTACCAGACCCTTGGCACGACTCATAACTAGTTGTATGCCCAGGACATTGCAAACACGCCAAGCAATCTCGTTGTTCATCAATGTGGTCTACTCACCTTCTTTATAAACTTCTTCTTCACCATGATTACATTAAGCACATTTTTTATTACTCGGAGAAGGGTCTTGGCCATGTTAGTGTAAATAGTAAGGTGCATCTTACACCGTTTTGGTGCATATTATACGTACTCACACAAAGGCTAAACTATACTTTTTAGCTATCATTATTCCCATAACTCCATGGCATAGAGAAGATACATGAATAACACTAGTTTTTCTCTGATATTGCGTTAGTTTTATTTAATGCTGCAACCTTTTATTGTTTCAAAAACAAATCATTTTTGTGTATTATTGTTTTCACTTGTAAAATATATACCCTCTGCTTGCTAATTTGTTCATAATGGTGTAACTATAATCTAAAGTTGTGATGTGTTTGCATGCTTATTGTAATCAGTTTTTGGAATGCAACTCAAATGATTTGATCGTAGTCATTCAAAAATACACAAGGaagagtatgtatttctcaccaccTATAGTAAAAATATCACCAATAAAATTGCAAACAATAAAAATACGACAAACAACTATGAACGACTAGAGTAAACCAAACATGCTAACGAAGTAGGTAATGTATATTTACCATATGaacttcaatttttttatttttttactatttTCCTACTTGTGTTACTTGCATTTTTGACAAATGCTAAGTTTCGCTGCCACCAACAAAACAAAATATTTCTTGCCCGTGGGGGACCGGGTTGCGTGGCACCATGAGAAAAATGGAGAATTCTCGGTGAGAAGTGCTTACAAGTTGGCAGCATCGAGTCTTCCCCAATTAGCCCACAACCCTTCGAGTTCATCTAGTGATCCGAATGACCGAAGCATATGGGATCTCATCTGGAAGTCAAAAGTGCCAGGGAAAGTGCGAATTTTTGGCTGGAGGGTGGCTACCAATACACTAGCTACAAAAGAGAACAAGTGGAAACGGACACTGGAGCTGGATAATACTTGCAGCATTTGTGGAAATTGTATGGAGAATGAGCATCATGCTGTGATTATGTGTACAAAAAGCAGGGCCTTAAGGGATGCCATGAGGGAGATATGGAATCTACCTGATGAAAGCAAATTTTGGTACACAGGCGAGAACTGGTTACAAGTGCTGCTTGATACTGAATGCGAGGAGATGCGCACCAAAATTCTATTGCTTATCTGGCGATGCTGGCACCTGAGAGAAGACTACATCCGCAATAACGGAAGAGAATCAATTGGTGGCTCAATGCAGTTCTTGAAGCAGTACGAGGAGGACCTGAGAAAGGCAGCAGACTCAGCTGAATGGACGGATGGAAAAGTTACAAAAACATTCCATGGCTCCTATGCCCGGGGCGATGTACCCCCTGACCGTGCTGCTGAAGACACAGACGGACGGTGGATTCTGCCGGAACGCGGGGTAGCCAAAGTGAATACTGACGCATCATTCTCAGCCGATACAGGGGAAAGCAGTGCATGAGTTGTAGCACGGGACTTCCGAGGGTTTGTGTTTGTGTCTGTCTGTAAGAGACTGCCCCGGTGCCATAGTGTAGAAGAGGCTGAAGGCCGTGCTATTCTAATCGGGTTGCAGACCTTGGCTGGCTTATTCAATGGCAAAGTGGCCCTAGAGACAGACAACCAAGGAATCGCGAAAGAACTGTTGGCTAAGAACCCTACACGTTCACCCAATTATGGCCTAATCATGGACATAAAGAAAGCCATGGCCTCCTTCTCAGCTTGCAGTGTTAAATAGGTGAGGAGGAACAGAAACTCACTGGCCCATGGACTGGCCACGGAGACAAAAAACACAGGAGAGCAAACACTGATTTCTGACGTTCTGAATAGCCTCCGCTCCCTTATGCTCTCTGAATGTACGGCCCCGTTCTGAGTAGGCGTCCTACTCTGTTCTAAAAAAAAAAAATCTTGCCCCATGGTTGCTCAACTTCTATTGCAACCAATAAATGTTCTCGCATGCAATGCCTTTTCTTTGATGCAAAAAACTATATCTATGACAACGAGTGCGACTACATACATCTACATGGATATATAAAGCAGTCCGACGACTTCAAATTTCTTTGCAACATTTCCAAATTTGGGTTGCTCATTTCATGGAGACAGTGCTATCAGTGCTGCATCGTGTTCCTTAAAAAAATGTCAAATCATACACACATGTACCATATAATTACCTAAATCGATTGTTTAAATGCCGGTATTACAATCACAATGTAAGTACTGTTTAGGAGTTCCTATAGATTCACGAAGGACCATATTAATTTTTTCTTGATTATGGATCATATCATATATTTTTACGGTCCGGACAAACTGCAATGTTTTGAATTTGCATTTCAAACATGCTCAAAACCCATCAAAACTCAACTTCTGCAAGGGAAATGGCATCCATAGAATCAGAGTTGGTTCTCGGTGCTCTCTCCCCCATTTGTTGTTACTCAAATATTAAAATTTCTCCCAAAGCATGTGCACTCATGTTTACGTCGATGGTAAAAATCGAAGAGTCGACGTTTACAGTTCTTCAGCAAAGTCAATGGTGTGCATGACTACCCAATTCTTTGGCGAAGTCAATGTTGTCAACAAATACCTGCATGCCACATAGACATATTTGAGTCTCGGCTCGGTGAGCAATAATTGAACTAGCATGATGGGAGCAAGGTAATACCGTTTTCCACCCATCAGGGTCAAGCACAGATGTGATCTTGGTGCCGATCCCTGGCAAGGGACCCGGCTCCCGCACCACTTGCCCTCCGGACAGCTTCACCACCTCGGCGGTCTTGTAGACATTGTCGGTGCCTATCGCTATCTGTTAAAAACCAACATATCGAGAGCTTAGCGACACAACAACAATGGTTCCAATCATCTACGAATTGCAAAGGCAATGGAGTTTATCCATCCATACCTGACCATAGGCATTCCCCTTGTCATATTTAGCGACACCGTACTTGTAGGTCAGCTCCACAACTGCATTCCGGTCTTCGGGCCCATACCCCATCAACGCCACCGTATACTGCATCAGAGTTTAATACATCACGCTTTACAAGAAATTAGATACTccatccgatccatattaattgttgctGATTTAGTATATTCTTTTAGTATAAAGTTATATCAACGACAATTaatttggattggagggagtagtaGATTGAGCAGAGTGATCACCTTGTTTCGAGGGTTATCTTGCTTTCGGAGCAGTTCCATACCATAAGCCTACAATTTTGCGACAATAAGTCACTCTGGTGATCACTGAGATACATTAAGCCGTTGAACTGCCATGAACAACAAGCATTTTTAGCTGCCTACCTTCTCATAGAAGCTTATGGCTCGGTCGAGGTCGCCGACACGAAGCATCACCTGGCATAGTGGCTCTCGAGTCCCTGGCCTGTCAAGGATCTCAAACTTGTAGCCATCGGGGTCTTCGATGAACGCGGTCACGGTCTTGCCACCCTTGACAGTGCCATACTCCCTTGTCACCTTGCCTCCCTTTGCTCTTATGATTTCAACCGTTTTGGCCACCTGTTGTGACCAATCATAAAGGTCCAAGGCACGTTACATTAGTGTTAACAGAGCACCATACTTGATTctcaaaagaaaaacagagcaccATACTTGTCACAACACAATTGCAAAGACTTGTGAAACGGTGCCTTACATCATCGGTTGCGATGCCGAAATGACCGAACCCCGCTCCAATATCATACTTGTCAACCCCGTAGTCTGCAGACGAATCGCCACGATCGACGTCAGCAACGATAATAAACTTACAGTAAGAATGTGCTTCTTTATCGGGAAAAAAGTGCTTATACTGTACGACACGGCATCTAAGTAAGAACTAACTGTATGTGAGCTCAACGACGAAATGGGCGTCCTCGCGGCCGTATCCGAGGAAAGCATTGGTGTACTTCTCTTCGGGTATGTCACGCTTCCTCAGCAGCTTCATGCCCAGGCATTCGGTGTAGAACCTGCATTCATTGGCCCCGTCAGAATCCTCCGGTAAAAAACGACATCACACCGGTGGTGCATCGCGGGTACTACGGCCGGCCGACTGACTTGATGGTCCTGTCGATGTCGCCGACGCGGTAGACGACGTGGAGGAGCCTCCGGTGGTCCTTCTTGGCCCAGGCGAATGCCTCCTCTTTGCTACAGAAGGTGGCATTAGCGTGCGCGGCGCCCGCCGAGGCGCGGAGCTTGGGCGCGCCGCTCCTGCTCAGCCTGATCGGCTCCGACCGCAGAGCTGTTGGATGAAGAAGCAGCAAGGAATGAACGGAATCAACCAAATGCAACGCaacgctcttttttttttttttttgctgttCGGGCCTGCTGAAATGGAGGAAGGAACACATGAGCTCACCTGCAGCGGTGGAGAGGAGCATGAGGGCGGCACACGCGACGGGGCCACGGCTGACCCTCATCGTCGTCGGCGCGTGACGCTGGGCCGTCCGGTGTGCTTGCGCGCCGTGCGCTGTCGTGGCTGGCGCTTTCTTGCTATCGCCCAATTTCCCCTGTTTTTATGTACAGTATTAATTAAGGTATATTTTTCtgttaaaaaaatgttgaacatgctACTCGGCTCTAGCAGGCGGGGCCCACCCATCACATCTCGAAACCAACGAGCAGTCGAGCAGCATAGGCTAACCAGACCAGTGAGGACTGGATCATACCTCGCCGGCTAACAAAAAAAGCTGAAAAGCTCGAAAACCACAAGCGGCACTAGCGCCGCGGCGAACCTTGTACAGGCTCACGAGAGTAAAAACTTATGAGAACGCAAGCTAGCGGCGGAGGACCGGGTCAAGCGGGATAGCGGGCGGGAGCGCCGCACAGATTGGCGCGGGacggggaggggagaggggagctGACCTGCGGCGAGCGGGAGGAGGGAGCTGGTTGGAGTCGGCGTGGGGGAGGAAGGAGGGTGTCGTGAGTGTGGGAAGATCAAGGAAGGCtagcaacaacaacgacaacaggTGGGTGCCGAAAGGAGGCAGGGTGGGACTGGGTGCAcgtagggcagggggagggcaCCCAAAATATCTACCTGCCCGCCCTTTGCCGACTTGCCGGCCCGCGTCGACGTGTACGATTACACGGCCGCGGCAAGACGGTGGTGGCCCTGCCGGATCCGTCTGTATCCTTCTAGTGCGATATAGGCCCCTTCTCACATGTGTGCCCGCCtacttcttttttcttttcaaatTTGCCTCGCCTCATTAATTATATATAAAGGACGTGCTACACGTCAGTCGGCGGATGTTTTTAAAAGATCGGCCGGGTCGCAAGCCATCGGATCTAGTGCAATCTCGCGGCCGAACGTCTTCCTT
This window of the Triticum aestivum cultivar Chinese Spring chromosome 5D, IWGSC CS RefSeq v2.1, whole genome shotgun sequence genome carries:
- the LOC123123330 gene encoding probable lactoylglutathione lyase, chloroplastic isoform X2 encodes the protein MRVSRGPVACAALMLLSTAAALRSEPIRLSRSGAPKLRASAGAAHANATFCSKEEAFAWAKKDHRRLLHVVYRVGDIDRTIKFYTECLGMKLLRKRDIPEEKYTNAFLGYGREDAHFVVELTYNYGVDKYDIGAGFGHFGIATDDVAKTVEIIRAKGGKVTREYGTVKGGKTVTAFIEDPDGYKFEILDRPGTREPLCQVMLRVGDLDRAISFYEKAYGMELLRKQDNPRNKYTVALMGYGPEDRNAVVELTYKYGVAKYDKGNAYGQIAIGTDNVYKTAEVVKLSGGQVVREPGPLPGIGTKITSVLDPDGWKTVFVDNIDFAKELGSHAHH
- the LOC123123330 gene encoding probable lactoylglutathione lyase, chloroplastic isoform X1; its protein translation is MRVSRGPVACAALMLLSTAAALRSEPIRLSRSGAPKLRASAGAAHANATFCSKEEAFAWAKKDHRRLLHVVYRVGDIDRTIKFYTECLGMKLLRKRDIPEEKYTNAFLGYGREDAHFVVELTYNYGVDKYDIGAGFGHFGIATDDVAKTVEIIRAKGGKVTREYGTVKGGKTVTAFIEDPDGYKFEILDRPGTREPLCQVMLRVGDLDRAISFYEKAYGMELLRKQDNPRNKYTVALMGYGPEDRNAVVELTYKYGVAKYDKGNAYGQIAIGTDNVYKTAEVVKLSGGQVVREPGPLPGIGTKITSVLDPDGWKTVLPCSHHASSIIAHRAETQICLCGMQVFVDNIDFAKELGSHAHH